A single region of the Arthrobacter sp. zg-Y20 genome encodes:
- a CDS encoding serine hydrolase: MAAKANSFAGAAAVVLILLSAAGCAGHPATGANAPAVVPPPAAAAAPAGQPESADAAALSAALDQLAEERDADISVAVLDNGTGESWSYNPEARYLEASLVKVPILLTLVREASEEQRSFTEEEEALAVQMIEYSDNDATTALYGMLGGRPELNRTYELIGVRDTEAGETWGATETSVEDQLRIIRTAACGADWLDPDLLAFAVSLMENVCPEQSWGVSAGTDEAQVALKNGWLQDDDAVWNVGSAGIVRGWDKDYSIVVLSSRNSTLDAGIDVVEGAASVINGYRR, from the coding sequence ATGGCGGCAAAGGCGAACTCCTTCGCGGGCGCAGCGGCGGTTGTACTGATTCTGCTGTCCGCCGCAGGCTGCGCCGGACACCCGGCTACCGGGGCAAACGCTCCGGCTGTAGTGCCCCCGCCGGCCGCGGCGGCGGCTCCGGCGGGTCAGCCCGAATCCGCCGACGCTGCGGCCCTGTCTGCGGCCCTCGACCAGCTGGCAGAGGAGCGGGACGCGGATATCTCCGTGGCGGTGCTGGACAACGGTACCGGTGAGTCCTGGAGCTACAACCCCGAAGCCCGTTACCTCGAAGCCAGCCTCGTAAAGGTACCCATCCTCCTGACCCTGGTCCGCGAAGCCAGCGAAGAACAGCGCAGCTTCACCGAGGAGGAGGAGGCGCTGGCGGTGCAGATGATCGAGTACAGCGACAACGATGCCACCACGGCGCTGTACGGCATGCTGGGCGGACGGCCCGAACTGAACCGCACCTATGAACTGATCGGCGTCCGGGACACCGAAGCGGGAGAGACATGGGGTGCCACCGAAACCAGCGTTGAGGACCAGTTGAGGATCATCCGGACCGCCGCCTGCGGCGCCGACTGGCTGGACCCGGACCTGCTGGCCTTTGCGGTGTCCCTGATGGAAAACGTGTGCCCGGAGCAGAGCTGGGGAGTCAGTGCCGGAACCGATGAGGCCCAGGTGGCGCTGAAGAACGGCTGGCTGCAGGACGACGACGCCGTGTGGAACGTCGGCAGCGCCGGTATCGTGCGCGGCTGGGATAAGGACTACAGCATTGTTGTGCTCAGTTCCCGCAATTCGACGCTTGACGCCGGGATAGACGTTGTCGAGGGGGCTGCCTCGGTGATCAACGGCTACCGGCGTTAG
- a CDS encoding ACP S-malonyltransferase: MLAIVCPGQGSQTPGFLAPWLELPGVREHLSALSDLAGLDLIAHGTVSDEDTIKDTAVAQPLIVAAGLMAARLLLDPSQLTSSTVLAGHSVGEITASALAGALQEKDAMVFVRERANAMARAAAVEPTGMSAILGGDPDDVAAVLEAAGLTAANANGGGQVVAAGTHNQLEVLTAAPPAKARVIPLKVAGAFHTAHMAPAVTVLEALRSSLSPQAPLPTLLSNHDGAAVVSGEANLDSLIAQVSRPVRWDLCMENMLAMGVTGLLELPPAGTLTGLARRGMKGVPTMALKSPEDISAAREFIREHSGAGAPTGEGNA; this comes from the coding sequence GTGCTTGCAATTGTCTGCCCCGGCCAGGGGTCCCAAACACCAGGATTCCTCGCGCCGTGGCTGGAACTGCCCGGAGTGCGGGAACATCTTTCCGCGTTGAGTGACCTTGCCGGGCTGGACCTCATTGCCCACGGCACGGTCTCCGACGAGGACACCATCAAGGACACCGCGGTGGCCCAGCCGCTGATTGTCGCGGCAGGGCTGATGGCAGCCCGCCTGCTGCTGGACCCGTCGCAGCTGACATCCTCCACCGTGCTGGCCGGACATTCGGTCGGAGAGATCACTGCCTCCGCCCTCGCCGGGGCCCTGCAGGAGAAAGACGCCATGGTTTTCGTGCGGGAGCGCGCCAACGCCATGGCACGCGCCGCCGCCGTTGAGCCCACAGGCATGAGCGCCATCCTGGGCGGGGATCCCGACGACGTTGCCGCCGTCCTGGAAGCCGCCGGGCTCACCGCCGCCAATGCCAACGGCGGCGGGCAGGTTGTGGCTGCCGGAACGCACAACCAGCTGGAAGTCCTCACCGCCGCACCACCGGCCAAGGCGCGCGTGATCCCGCTGAAGGTTGCCGGCGCCTTCCACACCGCCCACATGGCACCGGCCGTCACCGTCCTCGAGGCGCTGCGTTCCTCCCTCTCTCCGCAAGCTCCCCTGCCGACCCTCCTCTCCAACCACGACGGCGCTGCCGTGGTTTCGGGCGAAGCGAACCTCGACAGCCTGATCGCCCAGGTTTCCCGGCCCGTACGCTGGGACCTGTGCATGGAGAACATGCTGGCCATGGGCGTCACCGGGCTCCTGGAACTGCCGCCGGCCGGAACCCTGACCGGGCTGGCCCGCCGGGGCATGAAGGGGGTTCCCACCATGGCCCTGAAATCCCCAGAAGATATATCTGCCGCCCGGGAGTTCATCCGTGAACATTCCGGTGCCGGCGCACCAACCGGAGAAGGTAACGCGTGA
- the gndA gene encoding NADP-dependent phosphogluconate dehydrogenase, giving the protein MSAQIGVTGLAVMGANLARNLARNGYTVALHNRSIEKTDALLAAHGDEGDFIRTESLQELVDNLEKPRRVLIMVKAGGPVDSVIDQLVPLLEPGDIVIDAGNSHYEDTRRREAALAEKDLHFVGVGVSGGEEGALLGPSIMPGGSRESYDSLGPMLEKIAAKYDGEPCCTWIGTDGAGHFVKMVHNGIEYADMQVIGEAYDLLRSAAGIEPAEQAKIFTEWNTGQLSSFLIEITAEVLGHVDAKTGKPFVDVVVDSAGQKGTGRWTVVSGLDLGSPVSAIAESVFARALSSQRDQRAIAQGTLEGRESAVELPDTFVEDVRQALYASKLVSYAQGIDMLGAAAKEYGWDLKLDEIASLWRAGCIIRAELLDDIMKAYADGEAPANLLFAPAFAESIAAAVPAWRRVVSVAVQLGIPVPVFSSSLAYYDGLRRKRLPAALTQGLRDLFGAHTYHRVDTEGTFHTMWGEDRAEVEAVDTH; this is encoded by the coding sequence TTGAGTGCACAAATTGGTGTAACCGGCCTTGCCGTCATGGGCGCTAACCTTGCCCGCAATCTCGCCCGCAACGGTTACACGGTGGCCCTGCACAACCGTTCCATCGAAAAAACCGATGCCCTGCTGGCAGCGCACGGCGATGAAGGCGACTTTATCCGCACCGAGTCACTGCAGGAACTGGTGGACAACCTGGAGAAGCCGCGCCGGGTACTGATCATGGTCAAGGCCGGCGGGCCCGTGGACTCCGTTATTGACCAGCTGGTGCCCCTGCTGGAGCCGGGCGACATTGTGATCGACGCCGGCAACTCGCACTATGAGGACACCCGCCGCCGCGAGGCAGCCCTGGCCGAAAAGGACCTGCACTTCGTGGGCGTCGGCGTTTCCGGTGGCGAGGAAGGTGCCCTCCTGGGCCCGTCCATCATGCCCGGCGGCTCCCGCGAGTCCTACGATTCCCTGGGCCCCATGCTGGAAAAGATCGCCGCGAAGTACGACGGCGAACCATGCTGCACCTGGATCGGCACCGACGGCGCCGGCCACTTCGTGAAGATGGTCCACAACGGCATTGAGTATGCCGACATGCAGGTAATCGGCGAGGCTTACGACCTTCTGCGTTCGGCCGCCGGGATTGAACCCGCCGAGCAGGCCAAGATCTTCACCGAATGGAACACCGGGCAGCTGAGCTCCTTCCTGATCGAGATCACCGCCGAGGTCCTCGGCCACGTCGATGCGAAAACGGGCAAGCCGTTCGTGGACGTAGTGGTGGATTCCGCGGGACAGAAGGGCACCGGCCGCTGGACCGTGGTCTCCGGCCTGGACCTGGGTTCACCGGTCTCCGCCATCGCCGAGTCAGTCTTTGCGCGGGCCCTGTCTTCCCAGCGCGACCAGCGCGCCATCGCGCAGGGAACGCTTGAAGGCCGGGAATCCGCCGTCGAGCTCCCCGACACGTTTGTGGAAGATGTCCGGCAGGCGCTCTACGCCTCCAAGCTGGTCAGCTACGCCCAGGGCATCGACATGCTGGGCGCCGCTGCCAAGGAATACGGCTGGGACTTGAAGCTGGACGAAATCGCCTCGCTGTGGCGTGCCGGCTGCATCATCCGTGCCGAACTGCTCGATGACATCATGAAGGCCTACGCCGACGGTGAGGCTCCGGCCAACCTGCTGTTCGCTCCGGCCTTCGCGGAGTCCATTGCCGCCGCCGTTCCGGCCTGGCGCCGCGTGGTTTCCGTAGCCGTGCAGCTGGGCATTCCGGTGCCGGTGTTCTCCTCCTCCCTGGCCTACTACGACGGCCTGCGCCGCAAGCGCCTGCCGGCGGCGCTGACACAGGGGCTGCGGGACCTGTTCGGTGCGCACACCTACCACCGGGTAGACACCGAGGGCACCTTCCACACCATGTGGGGCGAGGACCGCGCCGAGGTCGAAGCAGTAGACACGCACTAG
- a CDS encoding beta-ketoacyl-ACP synthase III produces the protein MSTPTLKQSPVNEFSRILGIGAFRPDVIVSNDDVCQWIDSSDEWIRQRTGIVTRHRADKGTSVVDMAEAAGREALQNAGIDGSQLGAVIVSTVTHPFATPSAATQITERLGATPAPAYDVSAACAGYCYGVAQADALVRSGAANYVLVIGVEKLSDFIDNTERTISFLLGDGAGAVVVGPSETPGIAPSIWGSDGSKSGAIGMTHSMLDVRELSLAAEADGGMSPADLAARDTKLWPTLRQDGQTVFRWAVWEMAKAAQQALDAAGITADDLSAFVPHQANMRIIDEMAKQLKLPESVIIARDIADAGNTSAASIPLATYRLLKEHPELSGKLSLQIGFGAGLVFGAQVVVLP, from the coding sequence GTGAGCACGCCCACCCTGAAGCAATCCCCCGTCAACGAGTTCAGCCGGATCCTTGGCATCGGCGCTTTCCGCCCCGACGTCATTGTCAGCAATGACGACGTGTGCCAGTGGATCGACTCCTCGGACGAATGGATCCGCCAGCGTACGGGCATCGTCACCCGGCACCGTGCGGACAAGGGCACCTCGGTGGTGGACATGGCCGAAGCTGCCGGACGGGAAGCGCTCCAGAACGCCGGCATCGACGGCTCACAGCTGGGGGCGGTCATCGTTTCCACCGTGACCCACCCGTTCGCCACCCCGTCCGCCGCCACCCAGATCACTGAACGGCTGGGGGCCACCCCGGCACCCGCCTACGACGTTTCCGCCGCCTGCGCCGGCTACTGCTACGGCGTGGCCCAGGCGGATGCGCTGGTCCGTTCCGGTGCGGCCAACTACGTGCTGGTCATCGGTGTGGAGAAGCTTTCGGACTTCATCGACAACACCGAACGCACCATCTCCTTCCTCCTCGGCGACGGCGCGGGCGCCGTCGTCGTTGGTCCGTCCGAAACTCCGGGCATTGCACCTTCGATCTGGGGTTCGGACGGCAGCAAGTCCGGAGCAATCGGCATGACCCATTCCATGCTTGACGTGCGCGAGCTGTCCCTGGCCGCCGAGGCCGACGGCGGGATGAGCCCCGCGGACCTCGCCGCCCGGGACACCAAGCTCTGGCCGACGCTGCGCCAGGACGGCCAGACCGTGTTCCGCTGGGCGGTGTGGGAAATGGCGAAAGCAGCCCAGCAGGCCCTCGACGCCGCCGGCATCACCGCCGACGACCTGTCCGCCTTCGTGCCCCACCAGGCCAACATGCGGATCATCGACGAAATGGCCAAGCAGCTGAAATTGCCTGAATCGGTCATCATTGCCCGGGACATTGCCGACGCCGGCAACACCTCGGCGGCGTCCATTCCGCTGGCCACCTACCGGCTGCTGAAGGAACACCCGGAACTGAGCGGCAAGCTTTCGCTGCAGATCGGATTCGGTGCCGGGCTGGTCTTCGGCGCGCAGGTAGTTGTCCTCCCTTAG
- a CDS encoding helix-turn-helix domain-containing protein: MSPSTSAASTQKPPAADQSTVERLKANIGKLSTATLQQLDISLPWYRGLRPDERSALGMVAQKGIASFVNWYQRPASPAWVLSDVFGTAPTELTRSISLQKALQLIRVVVQVVEDRVPELAANEVQSKLREAVLRYSREVAFAAADVYARAAETRGAWDTRLEALVVDAILRGESSDALRSRIAAVGWTSTAPVTVMVGGSPAEANATFVNELRRATGRLAEDTLVGIQGERLILVLGGLEDKAFSYTRLSDLFGPGPVVYGPPASSLVEAGPSAQAAFAGLTAARAWPAAPRPVAADDLWPERVMSGDDTARNALVESIYTPLLGASNGLADTLSAYLSLGHSLEATARELFVHANTVRYRLRRVCDVTGWDPMLPREAFVLQTALVVGRLAPAGKATPEKPPARA, from the coding sequence ATGAGTCCCAGCACGTCCGCTGCCTCGACGCAGAAGCCGCCGGCCGCAGACCAGTCCACCGTGGAGCGCCTGAAGGCCAACATCGGCAAGCTCTCCACGGCGACCCTCCAGCAGCTGGATATTTCGCTGCCCTGGTACCGAGGACTGCGCCCGGACGAACGCTCGGCCCTGGGAATGGTGGCCCAGAAAGGCATTGCCTCCTTTGTGAACTGGTACCAGCGCCCGGCATCCCCGGCCTGGGTGCTCAGCGATGTGTTCGGCACCGCCCCCACCGAGCTCACCCGCTCGATCAGCCTTCAGAAGGCACTGCAGCTGATCCGCGTAGTGGTCCAGGTCGTGGAGGACCGCGTGCCTGAACTGGCTGCCAACGAGGTCCAGTCGAAGCTGCGTGAAGCGGTGCTCCGCTACTCCCGCGAGGTGGCGTTCGCCGCTGCTGACGTTTACGCCCGCGCGGCGGAGACCCGCGGTGCATGGGACACGCGGCTGGAGGCGCTGGTGGTTGACGCGATCCTCCGCGGCGAAAGCTCCGACGCGCTGCGTTCCCGCATCGCCGCCGTCGGGTGGACTTCGACGGCGCCGGTCACAGTGATGGTGGGCGGCTCGCCGGCCGAAGCCAACGCCACCTTCGTCAACGAACTGCGCCGGGCTACCGGCCGGCTGGCCGAGGACACCCTCGTGGGCATTCAGGGCGAGCGGCTGATCCTGGTCCTGGGCGGTCTGGAAGACAAGGCATTTTCCTACACCCGGCTCTCGGACCTCTTCGGGCCGGGGCCGGTGGTCTACGGTCCCCCGGCCTCGTCATTGGTAGAGGCGGGCCCGTCCGCACAGGCGGCCTTTGCCGGCCTGACCGCAGCCCGGGCCTGGCCTGCCGCGCCCCGTCCGGTGGCTGCGGACGACCTGTGGCCCGAACGGGTGATGTCCGGCGATGACACCGCACGCAATGCCCTGGTGGAAAGCATCTACACCCCGCTGCTCGGGGCCTCCAACGGGCTGGCGGACACCCTGAGCGCCTACCTCTCGCTGGGCCATTCCCTGGAAGCCACCGCCCGGGAACTCTTCGTCCATGCCAACACCGTCCGGTACCGGCTGCGCCGCGTCTGCGACGTCACCGGCTGGGACCCCATGCTGCCCCGCGAGGCCTTTGTCCTGCAGACCGCACTGGTGGTCGGCCGGCTGGCCCCGGCCGGCAAAGCCACGCCGGAAAAGCCTCCGGCACGCGCCTGA
- a CDS encoding acyl carrier protein yields the protein MASNEEILAGLAEIVNEETGLAPEAVELDKSFTDDLDIDSISMMTIVVNAEEKFGVRIPDEEVKNLKTVGDAVDFISNAQA from the coding sequence ATGGCTAGCAACGAAGAAATCCTGGCCGGCCTCGCCGAGATCGTCAACGAAGAGACCGGTCTGGCCCCCGAAGCCGTTGAGCTGGACAAGTCCTTCACCGATGACCTGGACATCGACTCCATTTCCATGATGACCATCGTGGTCAACGCCGAAGAGAAGTTCGGCGTCCGCATCCCGGACGAAGAGGTCAAGAACCTGAAGACCGTCGGCGACGCCGTGGACTTCATCTCCAACGCCCAGGCGTAA
- a CDS encoding redoxin domain-containing protein, with product MTKLAGLPRVGAAAPDFILPNQFGEQVSLTGLRGSGVVVVFFPFAFSRVCRGELAALQGERAQFEDADVRLLAISCDSRYTLRAWAEQEGFEFDLLSDFWPHGATARSYGAFNDAQGLAERASFVIDGSGSVKALIRSAPGEERPLQQYRNALEAL from the coding sequence GTGACGAAGCTCGCAGGCCTGCCCCGGGTAGGTGCTGCGGCTCCGGATTTCATTCTCCCGAACCAGTTCGGCGAGCAGGTGAGCCTCACCGGCCTTCGGGGTTCCGGCGTCGTGGTGGTGTTCTTCCCGTTTGCTTTCTCCCGGGTGTGCCGCGGTGAGCTGGCAGCGCTGCAGGGCGAGCGGGCACAGTTTGAAGATGCGGATGTTCGGCTGCTGGCGATCTCGTGTGATTCGAGATATACCCTGCGTGCCTGGGCTGAACAGGAGGGTTTCGAGTTCGACCTGCTTTCGGATTTCTGGCCCCACGGCGCCACCGCGCGGTCTTACGGAGCCTTTAATGATGCGCAGGGCCTGGCAGAACGTGCCAGCTTTGTGATTGACGGATCGGGCAGCGTTAAGGCGCTCATCCGTTCCGCGCCGGGTGAAGAGCGCCCGCTTCAGCAGTACCGGAACGCCCTGGAGGCACTGTGA
- a CDS encoding DUF3052 domain-containing protein, with the protein MSEAEAVTEENVASRLGFKDGDLVQEFGYDEDVDFDFRENLEDLIGGELLTEDDHDVVDGVVLWWRSDDGDLVDALVDSLTTLDDGGVVWVLTPKSGREGYVPPADIEEAAPTAGLHVTTSPAVCEDWAATRLVSRRKK; encoded by the coding sequence GTGAGCGAGGCCGAAGCCGTCACTGAGGAAAACGTGGCGAGCAGATTGGGTTTCAAGGACGGGGACCTGGTTCAGGAGTTCGGCTACGACGAGGACGTGGATTTCGATTTCCGCGAAAACCTCGAGGACCTCATCGGGGGCGAGCTGCTCACCGAAGATGACCACGACGTAGTGGACGGTGTTGTCCTGTGGTGGCGGTCAGACGACGGCGACCTTGTGGACGCGCTGGTTGACTCACTGACAACCCTCGACGACGGCGGCGTGGTCTGGGTCCTGACCCCCAAGTCCGGCCGGGAGGGCTACGTACCGCCGGCAGACATCGAGGAAGCCGCACCCACTGCGGGCCTGCACGTGACCACGTCCCCCGCGGTATGCGAGGACTGGGCCGCCACCCGCCTGGTGAGCCGACGCAAGAAGTGA
- the aceE gene encoding pyruvate dehydrogenase (acetyl-transferring), homodimeric type, whose translation MAAEDTTDILSGLTNQLPDRDPEETAEWIESLDELIRSQGTERAQYIMRSLLQRAGSQSVGVPMVTTTDYVNTIPVDQEPEFPGDEEIERRYRAWLRWNAAIMVHRAQRPGIGVGGHISTYAGAATLYEVGMNHFFRGKDHPGGGDQIYFQGHASPGMYARAFLEGRLSEEDMDGFRQEKSREGHALSSYPHPRSMPDFWEFPTVSMGIGPMNAIYQAQSNRYLHNRGIKDTSEQHVWAFLGDGEMDEPESRGLLQLAANDKLDNLTFVVNCNLQRLDGPVRGNGKIMQELEAFFRGAGWNVIKVVWGREWDDLLQRDKDGSLVEIMNSTPDGDYQTYKAESGGFVRDHFFGKSPETKELVANLTDEEIWNLKRGGHDYRKVYAAYKAAMEFKGAPTVILAHTVKGYGLGTHFEGRNATHQMKKLTLDDLKAFRDHLRIPISDEQLEADPYTPPYYNPGPDAPEIKYMLERRRELGGNVPERRVKHEPVHLPDEKAYEVANRGSGKQLAATTMAFVRLLKDLMRDKEFGKRIVPIIPDEARTFGMDSFFPTAKIYNPKGQNYLSVDRDLVLAYKESPQGQIVHVGINEAGSIAAFTAAGTSYATHGEPLIPVYVFYSMFGFQRTADYIWAATDQMARGFLISATAGRTTLTGEGLQHADGHSPILASTNPAVKTYDPAYGYEIGHIVRHGLEEMYGPDSKDPNLIYNIMVYNEPIQQPKAPEDLDVEGIIKGIYLLAPAKIDGPRTQLLASGVAVPWALEAQKLLAEDWGVSADVWSVTSWNELRRDGLAAEEEAFLNPGSEPRVPFVTQQLAGATGPIVASTDYMKAVPDQIRQFLPNEFATLGADDFGFADTRAAARRYFKIDSHSMVVRALEMLARRGEVDANAPKEAIEKYHLLDVNAGTSGNAGGDA comes from the coding sequence GTGGCCGCAGAAGACACAACGGACATCCTGAGCGGGTTAACAAACCAGCTACCGGACCGTGATCCTGAGGAAACCGCAGAATGGATCGAGTCGCTCGACGAGCTGATCCGTTCGCAGGGCACCGAACGCGCGCAGTACATCATGCGATCGCTGCTCCAGCGTGCCGGTTCCCAGAGCGTGGGCGTGCCGATGGTAACCACCACCGACTACGTCAACACCATCCCCGTGGACCAGGAACCTGAGTTCCCCGGCGACGAAGAGATTGAACGGCGTTACCGCGCCTGGCTGCGTTGGAATGCGGCCATCATGGTGCACCGGGCGCAGCGCCCGGGCATCGGCGTCGGCGGCCACATTTCAACCTATGCCGGCGCGGCAACCCTGTACGAAGTCGGCATGAACCACTTCTTCCGGGGCAAGGACCATCCGGGCGGCGGAGACCAGATTTATTTCCAGGGTCACGCTTCCCCCGGTATGTACGCGCGCGCCTTCCTCGAGGGCCGGCTGTCCGAAGAGGACATGGACGGTTTCCGCCAGGAGAAGTCCCGCGAGGGCCACGCCCTTTCCTCCTACCCGCACCCGCGCAGCATGCCGGACTTCTGGGAGTTCCCCACGGTGTCCATGGGTATCGGCCCGATGAACGCCATCTACCAGGCGCAGTCCAACCGTTACCTGCACAACCGCGGCATCAAGGACACGTCCGAGCAGCACGTCTGGGCCTTCCTGGGCGACGGCGAAATGGACGAGCCGGAATCGCGCGGCCTGCTCCAGCTCGCCGCAAATGACAAGCTGGACAACCTGACCTTCGTCGTCAACTGCAACCTGCAGCGCCTCGACGGCCCGGTCCGCGGCAACGGCAAGATCATGCAGGAACTGGAAGCCTTCTTCCGCGGCGCCGGCTGGAACGTCATCAAGGTTGTCTGGGGCCGCGAGTGGGATGACCTGCTGCAGCGGGACAAGGACGGCTCGCTGGTGGAAATCATGAACTCCACCCCCGACGGCGACTACCAGACCTACAAGGCCGAGTCCGGCGGTTTCGTCCGCGACCACTTCTTCGGCAAGAGCCCGGAAACCAAGGAACTCGTCGCCAACCTGACCGACGAGGAAATCTGGAACCTCAAGCGCGGCGGGCACGACTACCGCAAGGTCTACGCCGCTTACAAGGCCGCCATGGAGTTCAAGGGTGCCCCCACGGTCATCCTGGCCCACACGGTCAAGGGCTACGGCCTGGGTACGCACTTCGAGGGCCGCAACGCGACCCACCAGATGAAGAAGCTGACCCTGGATGACCTGAAGGCCTTCCGCGACCACCTGCGGATCCCCATCAGCGACGAACAGCTTGAAGCCGATCCGTACACCCCGCCGTACTACAACCCGGGTCCCGACGCTCCGGAGATCAAGTACATGCTGGAGCGCCGCCGCGAACTGGGCGGCAACGTCCCCGAGCGCCGGGTCAAGCACGAGCCGGTGCACCTGCCGGACGAAAAGGCCTACGAAGTAGCCAACCGCGGCTCCGGCAAGCAGTTGGCAGCCACCACCATGGCCTTCGTCCGCCTGCTCAAGGATCTGATGCGGGACAAGGAATTCGGCAAGCGCATTGTGCCGATCATCCCCGATGAGGCCCGCACCTTCGGCATGGACTCGTTCTTCCCCACGGCGAAGATCTACAACCCCAAGGGCCAGAACTACCTGTCCGTGGACCGGGACCTGGTCCTGGCGTACAAGGAATCCCCGCAGGGGCAAATTGTGCACGTGGGCATCAACGAGGCCGGTTCCATTGCCGCGTTCACCGCTGCGGGCACGTCCTACGCCACGCACGGTGAACCGCTGATCCCGGTCTACGTGTTCTACTCGATGTTCGGGTTCCAGCGCACGGCCGACTACATTTGGGCAGCCACCGACCAGATGGCCCGCGGCTTCCTGATCTCGGCTACCGCCGGCCGCACCACCCTGACCGGTGAAGGCCTGCAGCACGCTGACGGCCACTCGCCGATCCTGGCCTCCACCAACCCCGCGGTGAAGACCTACGACCCGGCCTACGGCTACGAGATCGGGCACATCGTGCGCCACGGCCTCGAGGAGATGTACGGACCGGATTCCAAGGATCCGAACCTCATCTACAACATCATGGTCTACAACGAGCCCATCCAGCAGCCCAAGGCCCCCGAGGACCTTGACGTTGAGGGCATTATCAAGGGCATCTACCTGCTCGCGCCGGCGAAGATCGACGGGCCCCGCACGCAGCTGCTGGCCTCCGGTGTTGCCGTACCGTGGGCACTGGAAGCCCAGAAGCTGCTGGCTGAAGACTGGGGCGTTTCGGCCGATGTCTGGTCCGTAACTTCTTGGAACGAGCTCCGCCGGGACGGCCTTGCCGCCGAAGAGGAAGCGTTCCTGAATCCCGGTTCGGAGCCCCGCGTGCCGTTCGTGACCCAGCAGCTCGCCGGGGCCACCGGTCCCATCGTGGCGTCCACGGACTACATGAAGGCCGTCCCGGACCAGATCCGCCAGTTCCTGCCGAACGAGTTTGCCACCCTTGGCGCCGACGACTTCGGTTTCGCGGACACCCGCGCAGCAGCACGGCGCTACTTCAAGATCGACAGCCACTCCATGGTGGTGCGTGCACTCGAGATGCTCGCGCGCCGCGGCGAAGTCGACGCCAATGCCCCCAAGGAGGCCATTGAGAAGTACCACCTGCTGGACGTCAATGCCGGCACCAGCGGAAACGCGGGCGGCGACGCCTAA
- a CDS encoding NAD-dependent protein deacetylase, which yields MSVQREEEPRPGLGLTGFASGSALEAVPEPSAEEERQLERAAGYLGGRRIALLTGAGLSTDSGIPDYRGPDAPPRNPMTYQQFVGDPDLRRRYWARNHIGWHHLRHAVPNPGHAAVVRLERRGLLSGLITQNVDRLHTDAGSENVIDLHGRYDRVVCLNCRTEFSRADVAVLLQELNPGYLERVRSDGGIAPDADAEIADTDDFVVADCPVCGGMLKPDFVYFGENVPKDRVAEAFAVVDAAGALLVAGSSLTVMSGLRFVRYAAKAGKPVVIVNRGTTRGDPLADLKIDMGVSTALTWLAQNLPDLPPAGTAPEQPSSGIAD from the coding sequence GTGAGCGTACAGCGTGAGGAAGAACCCCGCCCCGGGCTGGGGCTGACCGGTTTCGCCAGCGGCAGCGCGCTCGAAGCGGTGCCTGAGCCCAGCGCGGAAGAAGAGCGGCAGCTGGAACGCGCTGCCGGCTATCTCGGCGGACGGCGCATTGCCCTGCTGACCGGCGCCGGCCTCAGTACCGATTCCGGCATCCCGGACTACCGCGGCCCGGACGCCCCGCCGCGGAATCCCATGACCTACCAGCAGTTTGTAGGCGACCCGGACCTCCGCCGGAGATACTGGGCGCGAAACCATATCGGTTGGCACCACCTGCGCCATGCGGTGCCGAATCCCGGGCATGCCGCCGTGGTCCGGCTCGAGCGCCGGGGCCTGCTCTCGGGCTTGATTACCCAGAATGTGGACCGGCTGCATACCGATGCCGGCAGCGAGAATGTCATTGACCTGCACGGCCGCTATGACCGGGTGGTGTGTTTGAACTGCCGCACCGAGTTCTCCCGCGCCGACGTGGCGGTACTGCTGCAGGAACTGAATCCGGGGTACCTCGAGCGGGTACGGTCGGACGGCGGAATTGCTCCTGACGCCGACGCCGAGATTGCCGATACGGATGACTTTGTCGTGGCAGACTGCCCGGTCTGTGGCGGGATGCTCAAGCCGGACTTTGTGTACTTCGGGGAGAACGTACCCAAGGACCGGGTGGCCGAGGCGTTTGCAGTGGTGGACGCGGCCGGTGCGCTGCTCGTTGCCGGCTCGTCCCTGACAGTGATGAGCGGACTGCGCTTTGTCCGTTACGCCGCGAAGGCCGGCAAACCCGTGGTGATCGTTAACCGGGGCACGACACGGGGGGACCCGCTGGCCGACCTGAAGATCGACATGGGTGTGAGCACTGCCCTGACCTGGCTCGCCCAAAACCTTCCGGACCTGCCGCCGGCCGGGACCGCACCGGAACAGCCCTCCTCCGGAATCGCCGATTAG